The Clostridioides difficile genome has a segment encoding these proteins:
- a CDS encoding MATE family efflux transporter, with amino-acid sequence MKNRLDLTEGRITEKLLRLSLPIMGTSFIQMGYNMIDMIWVGKAGSKAVAAVGTAGFFPWLAMAFIMISKVGGEVKVAQSIGENNISTTKSYIKSAVEINIMLAIIYTMALIVFNKQLIGFFRLGDLEVISMSRQYLIIVALGMVFYFINPVFTAIFNGLGNSKTPFRINTIGLITNIILDPVLIFGWGPAPKLGVAGAAIATVFAQIVVTTCFLYIILKSKEEYFKIKIFRNIEVKYYKVLYKLGLPVAIQSGMFTIFSMLLGVIVASWGPVAVAVQKVGSQIEAISWMTAEGLAVALGSFVGQNYGAKKYSRINKGCKIAIIVSSVLGIITTLVLIFAGESIFSVFINESEAIEKGAMYLKILGYSQLFMCLEIITTGAFKGLGRTYIPSIIVTVLTGARVPLAYFISRPEILGLNGVWWSITLSSVLKGILMISLFIYLLKLGKLYKISK; translated from the coding sequence ATGAAAAATAGACTTGATTTAACTGAAGGAAGAATTACTGAAAAATTACTTAGACTATCACTTCCAATAATGGGGACTTCATTTATACAAATGGGATATAACATGATAGATATGATATGGGTTGGTAAAGCTGGAAGTAAAGCAGTAGCAGCAGTTGGTACAGCTGGATTTTTTCCATGGCTTGCAATGGCATTTATTATGATTTCAAAAGTAGGTGGGGAAGTAAAGGTAGCACAAAGTATAGGAGAAAATAATATAAGCACTACTAAATCATATATAAAATCAGCAGTAGAAATAAATATTATGTTGGCAATAATATATACTATGGCTTTGATAGTATTTAACAAACAACTGATAGGTTTTTTCAGATTGGGAGATTTAGAAGTTATATCTATGTCCAGACAATATTTAATAATAGTAGCTTTAGGTATGGTATTTTATTTTATCAATCCAGTATTTACTGCAATTTTTAATGGACTTGGTAATAGTAAAACACCTTTTAGAATCAATACAATAGGACTAATAACTAATATTATACTTGACCCTGTGTTAATCTTTGGATGGGGGCCAGCTCCAAAACTAGGAGTTGCAGGGGCTGCTATTGCTACTGTATTTGCACAAATAGTAGTTACTACATGCTTTCTATATATAATACTCAAAAGCAAAGAGGAGTATTTTAAGATAAAAATCTTTAGAAACATAGAAGTTAAATACTATAAAGTGCTATATAAATTAGGTTTGCCTGTAGCTATACAAAGTGGAATGTTCACAATATTTTCAATGTTACTTGGTGTAATAGTAGCTTCATGGGGACCTGTTGCAGTTGCAGTGCAAAAAGTAGGGTCACAAATAGAAGCAATTTCGTGGATGACTGCTGAAGGATTGGCTGTTGCATTAGGAAGCTTTGTTGGACAAAACTATGGAGCTAAAAAGTACTCTAGAATAAATAAAGGATGTAAAATAGCTATAATTGTATCTTCCGTACTTGGAATAATAACAACTTTGGTGTTAATATTTGCGGGTGAAAGCATTTTTTCTGTTTTTATAAATGAAAGTGAGGCAATAGAAAAAGGCGCGATGTATCTTAAGATATTAGGATATTCTCAACTTTTTATGTGCTTAGAAATAATAACAACAGGAGCTTTTAAAGGATTAGGAAGAACCTATATACCCTCTATAATAGTTACTGTATTGACTGGTGCAAGAGTACCCTTAGCTTACTTTATATCTAGACCAGAAATATTAGGATTAAATGGTGTTTGGTGGAGTATAACACTATCAAGTGTATTAAAGGGAATATTAATGATAAGTTTATTTATATATCTGCTTAAACTTGGAAAATTATATAAGATATCTAAATAA
- the chbG gene encoding chitin disaccharide deacetylase, translating into MTKIIINADDFGYCEAVNYGIISAHNNGIVKSTSMMANMPGVEHGVKLLRENKTLNCGVHMTLSCGRPLLSDLKTIVDKDGFFIRRITDEIIEKMDYDEIYRELCAQIDKVKELGIDISHLDSHHHIHTLLSLKPVIEKIVNKYNLPIRGGFEYDLEYSKTVPLIDSFYKENVSEEFFRKNIDEIMKYDIVDIMSHPAFLDDYILNSTSYAIDRTKEHKILTSKKVREFLSENGLVISSYRDI; encoded by the coding sequence ATGACTAAAATTATAATAAATGCAGATGATTTTGGCTATTGCGAAGCTGTGAATTATGGTATAATATCAGCTCATAATAATGGTATAGTTAAGTCTACTTCTATGATGGCAAATATGCCTGGAGTAGAACATGGAGTGAAGTTACTTAGAGAAAATAAGACTTTAAATTGTGGAGTTCATATGACTTTAAGTTGTGGTAGACCATTATTATCTGACTTAAAAACTATTGTTGACAAAGATGGATTTTTTATTAGAAGAATTACAGATGAAATTATTGAAAAAATGGATTATGACGAGATTTATAGAGAACTTTGTGCTCAAATAGATAAAGTAAAAGAGCTTGGAATAGATATATCTCATTTAGATAGTCACCATCATATCCATACTTTATTAAGTTTAAAGCCAGTAATAGAAAAGATTGTAAATAAGTATAATCTTCCAATAAGAGGTGGATTTGAATATGATTTAGAGTATTCAAAAACAGTTCCTTTAATAGATAGTTTTTATAAAGAAAATGTAAGTGAGGAGTTTTTTAGAAAAAATATAGATGAAATAATGAAGTATGATATAGTGGATATTATGTCTCACCCAGCCTTTTTAGATGATTATATTTTAAATTCTACTTCTTATGCGATTGATAGAACGAAGGAGCATAAAATACTTACATCTAAAAAAGTCAGAGAGTTTTTGAGCGAAAATGGATTAGTCATATCAAGCTATAGAGATATTTAG
- a CDS encoding GGDEF domain-containing protein — translation MEINKKFNRVDMQVSILTAIIVIISSSCVYFFNYALTYNDMIYTLSERSRNIYEYVEKNLDKDTFIEINSEKDQSKESYKSAKLLLESVKNTTGVMYLYTAKKTKDDSLVYVVDGLDSSRSDFRNAGDLIEKEIWGDLNKALDNNILLPKKIKKTSWGHIFISYFPIHNDVGKVVGVIGIEFEAKHQYNTFRFISIVTPFIALLTCLISALVAVILFKRISNPTYTDFANTDYLTGLKNRNAFEIDMNNLNNSNLKKPISIMSIDLDGLKKINDKFGHQTGDLYIKNASKIIQDVINKQHIVYRVGGDEYIIILKNSYHEEIDSIVDKINLKIIEENSTNELKLSMSIGYAVFDENLDTSLFDTYHRADSEMYHNKRKINKND, via the coding sequence ATGGAAATAAATAAAAAATTCAATAGAGTTGATATGCAAGTTTCAATACTTACTGCGATTATTGTAATAATTTCTTCTTCATGTGTTTATTTTTTTAATTATGCACTAACTTATAATGATATGATTTATACTTTAAGCGAGAGATCAAGAAATATATATGAATATGTTGAAAAAAATCTTGATAAAGACACCTTTATTGAAATTAATTCTGAAAAAGACCAATCAAAAGAATCCTATAAAAGTGCTAAATTACTATTGGAATCTGTAAAAAATACTACTGGAGTTATGTATCTATATACTGCAAAAAAAACAAAAGATGACTCATTAGTATATGTTGTTGATGGTTTAGATTCATCCAGGAGCGATTTTAGAAATGCTGGTGATTTGATAGAAAAAGAAATTTGGGGTGACCTCAACAAAGCATTAGATAATAATATATTGCTACCTAAAAAAATAAAAAAAACATCATGGGGACATATATTTATATCGTATTTTCCTATTCACAATGATGTTGGTAAAGTCGTTGGAGTGATAGGAATTGAATTTGAAGCAAAACATCAATACAATACTTTTAGGTTTATAAGCATAGTTACTCCTTTTATAGCTTTATTAACTTGTTTAATATCAGCATTAGTGGCAGTAATCCTATTTAAACGTATATCTAATCCTACATATACTGATTTTGCCAATACAGATTATCTAACCGGATTAAAAAATAGAAATGCTTTTGAGATAGATATGAATAACTTAAACAATTCAAATCTTAAAAAACCAATTTCTATAATGTCAATAGATTTAGATGGTCTTAAAAAAATCAATGATAAATTTGGTCATCAAACAGGAGATTTATACATAAAAAATGCAAGTAAAATTATACAAGATGTAATAAATAAACAACATATAGTTTATCGTGTTGGTGGAGATGAGTATATAATTATTTTAAAAAATTCTTATCATGAAGAAATAGATAGTATTGTCGATAAGATTAACTTAAAAATAATTGAAGAAAACTCTACTAATGAATTAAAGTTATCCATGTCTATTGGATATGCAGTTTTTGATGAAAACTTAGACACCTCTTTATTTGATACATATCATCGTGCAGATTCTGAAATGTATCATAATAAAAGGAAAATTAATAAAAACGATTAA
- a CDS encoding 6-phospho-beta-glucosidase — translation MKNGLKIVTIGGGSSYTPELVEGFINRYKELPVKELWLVDIEDGKEKLEIVGNLAKRMVKKAGIDMKINLTLDRREALKDADFVTTQLRVGLLDARIKDETIPLSHGVMGQETNGAGGLFKALRTIPVIFDIIKDVEELCPNAWMVNFTNPTGIITEAVFKYTNFKKYIGLCNVPIHLKNDVAKLFNVESDRISMDFAGLNHMVYGLNVALDGEDITKEAIDKFVKADISMQNIKAIDFNSDFIKSLGAIPCPYHRYYYKTKEMLEDELIEFKEGKARGQVVKELEEQLFELYKDEKLDIKPPQLEKRGGAYYSDAACNLISSIYNDKKDIQVVNTLNNGAIRDFKDEQAVEVSSVITKNGPKPLSMGYLPDSVHGLVSQIKSFEVMAAKAAVYGDYESALLALCINPLIPSDDLAKTILDEMLEAHKDYLPRFNR, via the coding sequence ATGAAAAATGGCCTAAAAATAGTTACAATTGGAGGAGGTTCAAGTTATACTCCTGAACTTGTAGAAGGTTTTATAAATAGATATAAGGAGCTACCTGTAAAGGAGTTATGGCTTGTAGATATAGAAGATGGAAAAGAAAAACTAGAGATAGTAGGAAATCTAGCTAAAAGAATGGTAAAAAAAGCTGGAATAGATATGAAAATAAATCTTACTTTAGATAGAAGAGAAGCATTAAAAGATGCAGATTTTGTAACAACACAACTCAGAGTAGGTCTTTTAGATGCAAGGATTAAAGATGAAACTATTCCCTTATCTCATGGAGTTATGGGGCAGGAAACTAATGGTGCAGGAGGGTTGTTTAAAGCTCTTCGTACAATACCAGTTATATTTGATATAATAAAAGATGTGGAAGAATTATGTCCAAATGCATGGATGGTGAACTTTACAAATCCAACAGGAATAATAACAGAAGCTGTATTCAAATACACTAACTTTAAAAAATATATAGGTCTATGTAATGTACCAATTCATTTAAAAAATGATGTTGCTAAACTATTTAATGTAGAAAGCGATAGAATAAGTATGGATTTTGCAGGTCTTAATCATATGGTTTATGGTCTCAATGTAGCTTTAGATGGAGAAGATATTACAAAAGAAGCAATAGATAAGTTTGTTAAAGCAGATATAAGTATGCAAAATATAAAGGCAATTGATTTTAATTCTGATTTTATAAAATCTTTAGGTGCTATACCTTGCCCATACCATAGATACTACTATAAAACTAAAGAAATGCTTGAAGATGAGTTAATAGAATTTAAAGAGGGAAAAGCTAGAGGTCAAGTAGTTAAAGAATTAGAAGAACAATTATTTGAATTATATAAAGATGAAAAACTAGATATAAAACCACCTCAACTTGAAAAAAGAGGAGGAGCTTATTATAGTGATGCTGCCTGTAATCTAATAAGTTCTATATACAACGATAAAAAAGACATCCAAGTAGTTAATACATTAAACAATGGTGCTATAAGAGACTTTAAAGACGAACAAGCTGTAGAAGTTAGTAGTGTAATAACAAAAAATGGTCCAAAGCCATTAAGTATGGGATATTTACCAGATTCTGTACATGGTTTAGTAAGTCAAATTAAGTCATTTGAAGTGATGGCAGCTAAAGCTGCTGTATATGGAGATTATGAATCTGCTCTATTGGCACTTTGTATAAACCCATTGATTCCTTCAGATGATTTGGCAAAAACTATATTGGATGAAATGTTAGAAGCTCATAAAGATTATCTTCCTAGATTTAATAGATAG
- a CDS encoding PTS lactose/cellobiose transporter subunit IIA, with protein sequence MDEKMIEISFGIIGFAGDAKGLAFEAIKEAKNGNIDEARACIEKSKESIHKAHKFQTELIQNEASGNKTEMSVILVHAQDHLMTSMNFQQLAEEFVDLYERLESK encoded by the coding sequence ATGGATGAGAAGATGATAGAAATATCTTTTGGAATAATTGGATTTGCAGGTGATGCAAAAGGTCTAGCTTTTGAAGCTATAAAAGAAGCAAAGAACGGAAATATAGATGAAGCTAGAGCGTGTATTGAAAAGTCAAAAGAATCAATTCATAAAGCACATAAATTCCAAACAGAATTAATACAAAATGAAGCTAGTGGTAATAAAACTGAAATGAGTGTTATATTGGTTCATGCACAAGACCATTTAATGACATCTATGAACTTTCAACAACTGGCAGAAGAGTTTGTAGATTTATATGAAAGATTGGAAAGTAAGTAG
- a CDS encoding GntR family transcriptional regulator translates to MKEPIYKVIENHVRELINSDSLKEGDLIPSEKQLSEEFNVTRMTVRSALNNLVKEGYITRQRGVGSIVLANKIYDNISSVSGFTKEMESKGYKVSNILVSLEIVQAGEELSSRLNISVGENVWEIKRVRLADETRVSYMITYMPVKLFPNLNKIHCEKSLYNFVEEVCGYKIAMSEREVQAVISNEECMTNLKLEEPEALLYINQVCKLQNSEVFEYSHTYHHGYTLTLSAVVE, encoded by the coding sequence ATGAAAGAACCAATTTATAAAGTTATAGAAAATCATGTAAGAGAGCTAATAAATTCAGATAGTTTGAAAGAAGGGGATTTAATCCCCTCTGAAAAGCAATTAAGCGAAGAATTTAATGTGACTAGAATGACTGTAAGGTCAGCATTAAATAATCTAGTTAAGGAAGGATATATAACTAGACAAAGAGGTGTAGGAAGTATAGTACTTGCAAATAAAATATACGATAATATATCCTCTGTGAGTGGATTTACTAAGGAGATGGAAAGTAAAGGATATAAAGTATCTAATATATTGGTATCTCTTGAAATAGTTCAAGCAGGTGAAGAATTATCAAGTAGATTAAACATTAGTGTAGGAGAAAATGTATGGGAGATAAAAAGAGTAAGATTGGCAGATGAAACAAGGGTTTCATATATGATTACATATATGCCAGTTAAATTATTTCCAAATTTAAATAAAATTCATTGTGAAAAGTCACTTTATAATTTTGTGGAAGAAGTATGTGGATATAAAATAGCTATGTCAGAGAGAGAAGTACAAGCTGTAATATCAAATGAGGAATGTATGACTAATTTAAAGCTTGAAGAACCAGAAGCACTTTTATATATAAATCAAGTTTGTAAATTACAAAATAGTGAGGTTTTTGAATACTCACACACATATCATCATGGATACACTTTAACTTTAAGTGCTGTTGTCGAATAA
- a CDS encoding bifunctional homocysteine S-methyltransferase/methylenetetrahydrofolate reductase, translating into MNINEYIKDSVLVFDGAMGTYYSKLKNSLFNCEIANINDASTILSIHEEYIKAGCMAIKTNTFAANETLLECDFKTVKDIIKNGYEIALEATRNTGVFIFADIGPIPALNDRDLLPDYKKIVDVFLEIGATNFLFETFSSDEYLPEISGYIKKKQPNAFILTEFAVNPEGFTRLGKSGTNIFKSISKDKNIDALGFNCISGPHHLLHFIKTLDIKDNIVSIMPNAGYPTIINNRTFFEDNSDYFSEQMLEILNQGVHILGGCCGTTPEFIKKTVEIINSSYKGNIAIKNEISTKEKIKSVTKNELLEKLAVGKKIIAVELDPPIDTDIEFFMNSAEKLKCYGVDAITIADCPIARARVDSSLLACKIKRELDITPIPHMTCRDRNINATKALLLGLNIENINNVLVVTGDPIPSAERDEIKAMFSFNSSILANYIKTLNKDTFNTPFNIFGALNINATNFDSQLKHAKIKIENGVTMFLTQPVLTEQALLNLKKAKEILPAKILGGIIPVVSYKNACFMNNEISGITVSQDIINLYKDASKEQATKLAINISTQIAKEIEPYVDGYYIITPFKRIDIVCDILAYINK; encoded by the coding sequence ATGAACATAAATGAATATATTAAAGACTCTGTTTTAGTTTTTGATGGTGCAATGGGTACATACTATTCTAAACTAAAAAATAGTCTTTTCAATTGTGAAATAGCCAATATAAATGATGCATCTACAATATTGTCTATCCACGAGGAATATATAAAAGCTGGATGTATGGCTATTAAGACAAATACTTTTGCAGCAAATGAAACTCTTCTAGAGTGTGATTTTAAAACTGTCAAAGATATTATAAAAAATGGATATGAAATTGCATTAGAAGCAACAAGAAATACAGGTGTATTTATATTTGCTGATATTGGTCCAATACCTGCTCTAAATGATAGAGATTTGTTACCTGACTATAAGAAAATAGTAGATGTATTTTTAGAAATTGGAGCAACTAATTTTCTATTTGAAACATTTAGTAGTGATGAATATTTACCAGAAATCTCAGGTTATATAAAGAAAAAACAACCAAATGCATTTATCTTAACAGAATTTGCAGTTAATCCAGAAGGCTTTACTAGACTTGGAAAAAGTGGAACTAATATCTTTAAATCCATTTCCAAAGACAAAAACATTGATGCATTAGGATTTAATTGCATCTCTGGCCCACACCATTTATTACATTTTATAAAGACACTTGATATTAAAGACAATATAGTTTCTATTATGCCTAATGCAGGCTATCCAACTATTATCAATAATCGTACATTTTTTGAAGATAACTCAGACTATTTTTCAGAGCAGATGTTAGAAATATTAAATCAAGGAGTTCATATACTAGGTGGATGTTGTGGTACAACACCTGAATTTATTAAAAAGACTGTTGAAATAATAAATTCTTCATACAAAGGCAATATTGCTATAAAAAATGAGATTTCTACAAAAGAAAAAATTAAATCTGTAACAAAAAACGAGCTCTTAGAAAAGCTTGCTGTAGGTAAAAAAATTATAGCAGTTGAGCTGGACCCACCTATTGATACAGATATTGAATTTTTTATGAATAGTGCTGAAAAACTAAAATGCTACGGAGTTGATGCAATAACAATTGCTGACTGCCCTATAGCAAGAGCAAGAGTCGATAGTAGTTTATTAGCTTGCAAAATAAAGAGAGAGTTGGACATCACTCCTATACCACATATGACATGTAGGGATAGAAATATTAATGCTACAAAAGCTCTTCTTTTAGGATTAAATATTGAAAACATAAACAATGTATTAGTAGTAACTGGAGACCCTATACCTTCTGCTGAAAGAGATGAAATAAAGGCTATGTTCAGCTTTAACTCTTCTATACTAGCAAATTACATAAAAACTTTAAATAAAGATACCTTTAATACTCCATTCAATATATTTGGAGCTTTAAATATAAATGCAACAAACTTTGATTCTCAGCTTAAGCATGCTAAGATTAAAATAGAAAATGGAGTTACTATGTTTTTAACTCAACCAGTATTAACAGAGCAAGCTTTATTAAATTTAAAAAAAGCTAAGGAAATACTTCCTGCAAAGATATTAGGTGGAATTATACCTGTAGTAAGTTACAAAAACGCTTGTTTTATGAATAATGAAATTTCAGGAATTACTGTCTCACAGGACATTATAAACTTGTACAAAGATGCTTCAAAAGAACAAGCTACTAAACTTGCTATCAATATATCCACTCAAATAGCAAAAGAAATTGAACCTTATGTAGATGGTTATTATATAATTACACCCTTTAAAAGAATTGACATAGTATGTGATATATTAGCATATATTAACAAATAA
- a CDS encoding PTS sugar transporter subunit IIB: MIKIMLACSAGMSTSLLVTKMEDAAKENGIEAKIWAISEVNLKNEIENCDVLLLGPQVRYVLGKATEMAKPHNIPVEVINMMDYGRCNGKAVLDRAVELNNSK; this comes from the coding sequence ATGATAAAAATAATGTTAGCTTGTTCAGCAGGAATGTCAACTAGTTTATTGGTTACAAAAATGGAAGATGCCGCGAAGGAAAACGGTATAGAAGCAAAAATATGGGCTATATCAGAAGTGAACTTAAAAAATGAAATAGAAAATTGTGATGTCTTACTTTTAGGACCTCAAGTTAGATATGTATTAGGAAAAGCAACTGAAATGGCAAAACCACATAATATTCCAGTAGAAGTTATAAATATGATGGATTATGGAAGATGTAATGGAAAAGCTGTATTAGATAGAGCAGTGGAATTAAATAATTCTAAATAA
- a CDS encoding iron-hydroxamate ABC transporter substrate-binding protein, with the protein MKKIKSLAIFISIITTLVLVTACSDSNTDNKEKSDTRVVQSVKGEVKIPSNPKKIVDISGSSEELLIAGHKPIATANVDSYETDKLPSYIREELKDVKIVGHSMMDTMDMEAILEANPDLIIMSQRQEKIYDQLKEIAPVVMMKDYANDWRSKLTDVSKLFDKEDEAKSWLQKYDEKSTKLGKEVAEKNGEKTYLPVLASSGQFMVFSDGGIGTLINDDMKLARPKNMPKQDGITLPMVSMEGLTDIDADHIIVIATESDKKDLENSAIWAQIRAVKDGNVTILDAAPFFSQSYNPIGKELLLESVKNELTK; encoded by the coding sequence ATGAAAAAAATAAAATCACTTGCAATATTTATATCTATTATAACTACGTTAGTACTTGTTACAGCATGTTCAGATAGTAACACAGATAATAAAGAAAAATCAGATACAAGAGTTGTACAATCTGTTAAGGGAGAAGTTAAGATACCATCAAATCCTAAAAAAATAGTTGATATATCAGGAAGTAGTGAGGAATTATTAATAGCTGGTCATAAACCTATTGCAACAGCAAATGTAGATTCATATGAAACTGATAAATTACCAAGTTACATAAGAGAAGAACTTAAAGATGTAAAGATAGTAGGTCACTCTATGATGGATACTATGGATATGGAAGCTATATTGGAAGCAAACCCAGATTTAATAATAATGAGTCAAAGACAAGAGAAAATCTATGACCAATTAAAAGAAATAGCTCCTGTAGTTATGATGAAAGATTATGCTAATGACTGGAGAAGTAAGTTAACAGATGTTTCAAAACTATTCGATAAAGAAGATGAAGCTAAAAGTTGGTTACAGAAGTATGATGAAAAATCTACAAAACTAGGTAAAGAGGTTGCAGAAAAAAATGGAGAAAAAACTTATTTACCAGTGTTAGCAAGTTCAGGACAATTTATGGTGTTTAGTGATGGAGGAATTGGAACTTTAATTAATGATGATATGAAATTAGCTAGACCTAAGAATATGCCAAAGCAAGATGGAATAACATTGCCAATGGTAAGCATGGAAGGTCTTACAGATATAGATGCAGACCATATAATTGTGATAGCTACAGAATCAGATAAAAAAGATTTAGAAAATAGTGCTATATGGGCTCAAATAAGAGCAGTAAAAGATGGGAACGTAACAATACTTGATGCAGCTCCATTTTTTAGCCAATCATATAATCCAATTGGAAAAGAGTTGTTATTAGAATCAGTTAAAAATGAATTAACAAAGTAA
- a CDS encoding PTS sugar transporter subunit IIC gives MEKFMSFMDKYIVPVAAKVGAQRHLVAVRDAFISMIPITMVGALGTLINNLPLEAYKNLMASIFGENWTMFGGDLWWGAIGTMAVFLVIGVAYFLAKSYESDGLQAGLIALSIFFIMAPQIGKIVPEGGTSAVEGWGMIQQTYLGTAALFSSILIGLLSAEIFVRLSKVKKLTIKMPDGVPPAVSRSFAKLIPGMLTIMIFTVIGIFIKMLSDGNFLTDILNTYLGTPLSNVADSLGSTMLIAFIIHILWTVGLHGANIALPFTETILMKLGGENAALAQAGATEGYHVLAGPFFDAFVYLGGSGMVLGLVVALIIAGRRRKEMIVLGGPPAIFNIGEPLIFGLPIVLNPIFMIPFVLAPVVCSAVSYLAIDFGLVAPVILTKIPWVTPPILGGVMATGDWTGGALALFNLILSILIYLPFVIASEKMEAKKLTKIDN, from the coding sequence ATGGAAAAATTCATGTCATTTATGGATAAATATATAGTGCCTGTAGCTGCAAAGGTAGGGGCTCAAAGGCACTTAGTAGCAGTAAGGGATGCATTTATATCAATGATACCTATAACTATGGTAGGTGCATTGGGAACATTAATAAACAACTTGCCATTAGAAGCATATAAAAATCTGATGGCAAGTATATTCGGAGAAAATTGGACTATGTTTGGAGGAGACCTTTGGTGGGGAGCTATAGGTACGATGGCAGTGTTTTTAGTAATAGGTGTTGCATATTTCCTAGCAAAGTCTTATGAAAGTGACGGATTACAAGCAGGGCTTATAGCACTATCTATCTTTTTTATAATGGCTCCACAAATTGGTAAGATAGTTCCAGAAGGTGGTACTAGCGCAGTTGAAGGATGGGGAATGATACAGCAAACTTACTTAGGAACAGCAGCACTCTTTTCTTCTATATTAATAGGGTTATTATCTGCTGAGATATTTGTAAGATTATCTAAAGTAAAGAAATTAACTATAAAAATGCCAGATGGAGTTCCACCAGCAGTTTCAAGATCATTTGCAAAGTTAATACCAGGAATGTTGACTATAATGATATTTACTGTAATAGGAATATTTATAAAAATGCTTTCAGATGGAAATTTCTTAACAGATATTTTGAATACTTACTTAGGAACACCACTATCAAATGTAGCTGATAGTTTAGGTTCTACAATGCTTATCGCATTTATAATTCATATACTTTGGACTGTTGGTCTTCATGGTGCAAATATAGCACTTCCTTTTACAGAAACAATCCTTATGAAATTAGGTGGAGAAAACGCTGCCTTAGCTCAAGCAGGGGCAACTGAAGGATATCATGTACTTGCAGGTCCATTCTTTGATGCATTTGTATATTTAGGTGGCTCAGGAATGGTATTAGGATTAGTGGTAGCTTTAATAATAGCAGGAAGAAGACGTAAAGAGATGATAGTATTAGGAGGTCCTCCAGCAATATTTAACATAGGAGAACCATTAATATTTGGGCTGCCAATAGTTTTAAATCCTATCTTTATGATTCCATTTGTGCTTGCACCAGTAGTATGTAGTGCAGTATCATACTTAGCAATAGATTTTGGGTTAGTGGCACCAGTGATTTTGACTAAAATACCTTGGGTAACACCTCCTATATTAGGTGGAGTAATGGCTACAGGTGATTGGACTGGAGGGGCTTTAGCACTATTCAATTTGATATTGTCAATATTAATATACCTTCCGTTTGTTATAGCATCTGAAAAAATGGAAGCTAAAAAATTAACAAAAATTGACAACTAG